A DNA window from Sphingopyxis sp. CCNWLW2 contains the following coding sequences:
- a CDS encoding XrtA/PEP-CTERM system exopolysaccharide export protein — MASFPSLRIARAALVSGIAATALTGCMGAGGNAPQLPSANFVQNQEGPGEEYIIGPLDELQIFVWRNPELGGKVQVRPDGRITTPLITDMPAVGKTPTMLQQDLKLQLSQYITDPIVSVIVTSFNSTFSQQVRVVGATEKPASIPFRANMTVLDAMIAVGGLGEYAAGNKARLVRFDKGSGKQQEFGLRLNDLIKRGDIKANVRLQPGDVIIIPESMF; from the coding sequence ATGGCTTCGTTCCCCTCGCTCCGCATCGCGCGCGCCGCGCTCGTGTCAGGCATCGCCGCGACCGCGCTGACGGGCTGCATGGGCGCCGGCGGCAACGCGCCGCAGCTGCCGAGCGCGAACTTCGTCCAGAACCAGGAAGGGCCGGGCGAGGAATATATCATCGGCCCGCTCGACGAGCTTCAGATCTTCGTTTGGCGCAACCCCGAACTCGGCGGCAAGGTACAGGTGCGCCCCGACGGCCGCATCACCACCCCGCTGATCACCGACATGCCCGCGGTAGGGAAAACCCCCACCATGCTGCAGCAGGACCTCAAGCTCCAGCTCAGCCAATATATCACCGACCCGATCGTCAGCGTCATCGTCACCAGCTTCAACAGCACCTTCTCGCAGCAGGTGCGCGTCGTCGGCGCGACCGAGAAACCCGCGTCGATCCCGTTCCGCGCCAACATGACCGTGCTCGACGCAATGATTGCAGTCGGCGGCCTCGGCGAATATGCCGCTGGAAACAAGGCGCGACTCGTCCGTTTCGACAAGGGCAGTGGGAAGCAGCAGGAGTTTGGCCTGCGGCTTAATGACCTGATCAAGCGCGGCGATATCAAAGCGAACGTGCGGCTGCAGCCCGGCGATGTGATCATCATCCCCGAAAGCATGTTCTGA
- a CDS encoding XrtA/PEP-CTERM system-associated ATPase — translation MYDQFYGFTGRPFQLTPDPHFYFESGTHRKAMSYLGYGLAQGEGFIVITGDVGAGKTTLVGHLMNTIDANRLTAVKLVSTQVEGDDLLRLVAEQFGIEWEGQSKAELLRSMEQYLREQARAGRRTLLIVDEGQNLAISALEELRMLSNFQLGGHSLLQIFLLGQPEFRQTLFHSPALEQLRQRVIATHHLDPMEPEEVEPYILHRLGKVGWTGNPSFSPDAFEEIFDYSEGVPRKLNVLVSRLLLYGAVEQMNRITAQNVRSVVAEIEADRGIDATTLAPLPVEEVVAAAAAAVAPTPAPFAVPTPANEAPLEWPQRAAEPAADGRPPFAAPAEPARVVPLTPPKPVEPEAEVLELAPEPAAEAPAPAAPAIDPEHLAALEGQIASLEARLVEQDAALRRVLDLLIEWVERDPDNAPNPQNSRTWAA, via the coding sequence ATGTACGATCAGTTCTATGGTTTCACCGGGCGTCCGTTCCAGCTGACGCCAGACCCGCATTTCTATTTCGAAAGCGGCACCCACCGCAAGGCGATGTCCTACCTGGGTTACGGCCTTGCGCAGGGTGAAGGCTTTATCGTCATCACCGGCGATGTCGGCGCGGGCAAGACGACGCTCGTCGGCCATCTGATGAACACGATCGACGCCAACCGCCTGACCGCGGTCAAGCTGGTGTCGACACAGGTCGAGGGCGACGATCTTCTCCGCCTCGTCGCCGAACAGTTCGGCATCGAATGGGAAGGGCAGAGCAAGGCCGAACTGCTGCGCTCGATGGAGCAATATCTGCGCGAACAGGCGCGCGCCGGCCGCCGCACGCTGCTGATCGTCGACGAGGGGCAGAATCTTGCGATCTCGGCGCTCGAAGAGCTGCGCATGCTGTCGAACTTCCAGCTCGGCGGCCATTCGTTGCTGCAGATCTTCCTGCTCGGCCAGCCCGAATTCCGCCAGACCTTGTTCCACTCGCCGGCGCTCGAGCAGCTTCGCCAGCGCGTGATCGCGACGCACCACCTCGATCCGATGGAACCCGAGGAGGTCGAACCCTATATCTTGCACCGTCTCGGCAAGGTCGGCTGGACGGGCAACCCCAGCTTCAGCCCCGACGCGTTCGAGGAAATCTTCGACTATAGCGAGGGCGTGCCGCGCAAGCTCAACGTGCTCGTCAGCCGCCTGCTGCTCTACGGCGCGGTTGAACAGATGAACCGCATCACCGCGCAGAATGTGCGCTCGGTGGTCGCCGAGATCGAGGCCGATCGCGGCATCGACGCGACGACACTCGCGCCGCTGCCCGTCGAAGAGGTTGTTGCCGCCGCCGCCGCGGCAGTGGCACCGACCCCCGCACCCTTCGCCGTTCCGACGCCCGCGAATGAAGCGCCGCTCGAATGGCCGCAGCGCGCCGCCGAGCCCGCCGCCGATGGCCGTCCGCCCTTTGCCGCGCCCGCCGAACCGGCGCGCGTTGTCCCGCTGACCCCGCCGAAGCCGGTGGAGCCCGAGGCCGAGGTTCTGGAGCTCGCGCCCGAGCCCGCGGCCGAAGCACCCGCTCCGGCGGCACCCGCGATCGACCCCGAACATCTTGCGGCGCTCGAAGGGCAGATCGCCTCGCTCGAGGCGCGGCTCGTCGAACAGGATGCCGCGCTCCGCCGCGTGCTCGACCTGTTGATCGAATGGGTCGAGCGCGATCCGGACAATGCACCCAACCCGCAGAATTCGCGGACCTGGGCTGCCTGA
- a CDS encoding XrtA system polysaccharide chain length determinant: protein MTSLYDEFRVALHSVWTRRWLVLAVAWGICILGWLAIASIPNRYDSRARLLVDVNEILPDDAQIGGGRPQIDQIRETLTSARNMEKVAATTGLLPAGANEREKAGAVGMLQKSIKVIPQQDNIFEITSSVAVGSLSDADNAKLASGVLDSLITVFRDDQLRGGRMNAREGLKFLDAQIADREKALREVEARRAAFEAQNIGLIPGGSGSPAQRVEAARAELGQIDSQLVSAQAQLAAANGQLSSTPATINVPGMGGVGGGVARQQLAGAQNELSSMRARGLTDAHPDVIALKSQIASLKAMADREGAGGGSGGNSQNPAYASLSAMRAERQATVSALSSRKAQLTGDIAKITSQQIQNPGIAAEYDRINGEYTAFKAQYDKLLAQREQVRMRGEVQTETDAIKIELLDPPSKPTSPAAPNRPLFLTLVLLAGIGGGVGAAFGLGQVRTSYATAAKLERASGLPVIGSITEVVTAERHLDRRKKLVWLASGGGALVGLYALLLVAEFIQRGMVA, encoded by the coding sequence ATGACCAGCCTTTACGACGAATTCAGGGTAGCGCTGCACAGCGTCTGGACGCGCCGGTGGCTCGTGCTGGCGGTGGCGTGGGGCATCTGCATCCTCGGCTGGCTGGCGATCGCGTCGATCCCCAACCGTTATGACAGCCGCGCGCGCCTGCTCGTCGACGTCAACGAAATCCTGCCCGACGACGCGCAGATCGGCGGCGGACGCCCGCAGATCGACCAGATCCGCGAAACGCTGACCAGCGCGCGCAACATGGAAAAGGTCGCCGCAACGACCGGCCTGCTGCCCGCTGGCGCGAACGAGCGCGAAAAGGCGGGCGCGGTCGGCATGCTGCAAAAGAGCATCAAGGTCATCCCGCAGCAGGACAATATCTTCGAAATCACCTCGAGCGTCGCGGTCGGCAGCCTGTCGGACGCCGACAACGCCAAGCTCGCGTCGGGCGTGCTCGACAGCCTGATCACCGTGTTTCGCGACGACCAGCTGCGCGGCGGCCGGATGAACGCGCGCGAGGGGCTGAAATTCCTCGACGCCCAGATCGCCGACCGCGAAAAGGCGCTGCGCGAGGTCGAAGCGCGCCGCGCGGCGTTCGAGGCGCAGAATATCGGCCTGATCCCGGGCGGCAGCGGGTCGCCGGCGCAGCGCGTCGAAGCGGCGCGCGCCGAACTCGGCCAGATCGATTCGCAGCTCGTGTCGGCGCAGGCGCAGCTTGCGGCGGCAAACGGCCAGCTCTCCTCGACCCCCGCGACGATCAACGTCCCCGGCATGGGCGGCGTCGGCGGCGGCGTCGCGCGCCAGCAGCTTGCGGGCGCGCAGAACGAACTTTCGTCGATGCGTGCGCGCGGGCTGACCGACGCGCACCCCGACGTCATCGCGCTGAAAAGCCAGATCGCCTCGCTGAAAGCCATGGCCGACCGCGAAGGCGCGGGCGGCGGGAGTGGCGGCAATTCGCAGAACCCCGCCTATGCATCGCTGTCGGCGATGCGCGCCGAGCGGCAGGCGACGGTCAGCGCGCTGTCGTCGCGCAAGGCGCAGCTCACCGGCGACATCGCCAAGATCACCTCGCAGCAGATCCAGAACCCGGGCATCGCCGCCGAATATGACCGGATCAACGGCGAATATACCGCGTTCAAGGCGCAGTATGACAAATTGCTCGCGCAGCGCGAGCAGGTGCGCATGCGCGGCGAGGTGCAGACCGAAACCGACGCGATCAAGATCGAACTGCTCGATCCGCCGTCGAAACCGACAAGCCCCGCCGCGCCCAACCGGCCGCTGTTCCTGACGCTCGTGCTGCTCGCCGGTATCGGCGGGGGTGTCGGCGCCGCCTTCGGCCTCGGCCAGGTCCGCACCAGCTACGCGACCGCGGCAAAGCTCGAACGCGCCAGCGGCCTGCCGGTGATCGGATCGATTACCGAAGTCGTGACGGCAGAACGCCATCTCGACCGGCGCAAGAAACTCGTCTGGCTGGCGAGCGGCGGGGGCGCGCTCGTCGGGCTCTACGCCTTGCTGCTGGTCGCCGAATTCATCCAGCGCGGCATGGTTGCGTGA
- a CDS encoding P-loop NTPase, with protein MNDQRKVKRPPSLLERAADMFGLDPAANAPTIDVSKLPPEAPKKAKTAKPEPAAEAPQPEILDPVVEAAPSVEAAPAAPKPSPRKDVAKAAPAIVPTRQGTIDRARLASRGMIVPGTPVTGISEEYRIVKRELIRNFGGVGNRPILPRGHRVLIASANPGEGKTFSAVNLALSLAVEADHDVLLIDADIAKPSVLEALGLDDGPGLMDALADPHLPLGDCLIQTDIPGLKVMPAGTGHMHDTELLASARTEALLAQLEQGAPGRILIIDSPPVLAASPAAVLAGHVGQTIMVVRADETLESALRDAIGLMGACPHIQLLLNGVKFSPGGRRFGTYYGQGGA; from the coding sequence ATGAACGACCAACGCAAAGTCAAGCGCCCGCCCTCGCTCCTCGAACGCGCGGCCGACATGTTCGGCCTCGATCCCGCCGCCAATGCGCCGACGATCGACGTGTCGAAGCTGCCGCCCGAAGCGCCCAAAAAGGCGAAGACGGCGAAGCCAGAACCCGCCGCGGAAGCGCCGCAGCCCGAAATTCTCGACCCCGTCGTCGAGGCGGCACCGTCCGTCGAGGCCGCGCCCGCCGCGCCCAAGCCGTCGCCGCGCAAGGACGTCGCCAAGGCCGCGCCCGCCATCGTGCCGACGCGGCAGGGAACGATCGACCGCGCGCGCCTCGCTTCGCGCGGCATGATCGTGCCCGGTACGCCGGTGACGGGCATTTCTGAAGAATATCGCATCGTGAAGCGCGAGCTGATCCGCAATTTCGGCGGCGTCGGCAATCGCCCGATCCTGCCGCGCGGCCACCGCGTGCTGATCGCGTCGGCGAACCCGGGCGAGGGCAAGACCTTCTCGGCGGTCAATCTCGCGCTGAGCCTCGCGGTCGAGGCCGATCATGACGTGCTGCTGATCGACGCCGACATCGCCAAACCGAGCGTGCTCGAAGCGCTGGGTCTCGATGATGGCCCCGGCCTGATGGACGCGCTCGCCGATCCGCATCTGCCGCTTGGCGACTGCCTGATCCAGACCGACATCCCGGGCCTGAAGGTCATGCCCGCGGGCACCGGGCATATGCACGACACCGAACTTCTCGCGTCGGCGCGGACCGAGGCTTTGCTCGCGCAGCTCGAACAGGGCGCGCCGGGCCGCATCCTCATCATCGATTCGCCGCCGGTGCTCGCGGCGTCGCCCGCGGCGGTGCTCGCGGGGCATGTCGGGCAGACGATCATGGTCGTACGCGCCGACGAAACGCTCGAATCGGCGCTGCGCGACGCGATCGGCCTGATGGGCGCGTGCCCGCACATCCAGCTGCTCCTCAACGGGGTCAAATTCTCGCCGGGCGGACGCCGCTTCGGCACCTATTACGGACAGGGAGGCGCGTGA